A stretch of the Helicoverpa zea isolate HzStark_Cry1AcR chromosome 15, ilHelZeax1.1, whole genome shotgun sequence genome encodes the following:
- the LOC124637122 gene encoding Krueppel-like factor 9 codes for MFCEGSGSLFEEALLNDQPLFDYSPAESLINFELPSLDSDGDWQLSDLDLNCDSFINSVSDINKEASNILDGSVFDFADLDKSIIDEYLLEALSSDLSNDSAQSPQSNTDSSFSTESLCALETHDYVTVDNSWSSKPRPYEKTEVKVRSFGEPKFFPELGAFRCPVEDCGKLYAKASHVRAHLRRHSGEKPYRCTWGECSWRFARSDELARHRRSHSGDKPYRCAECGKQFARSDHLAKHGRVHARRAAAAAAAARRAAAAPHAHRRSTRGLLLL; via the coding sequence ATGTTTTGTGAAGGCTCTGGATCACTCTTCGAAGAGGCTCTTCTCAACGACCAGCCCCTCTTCGACTACTCTCCTGCGGAAAGTCTTATAAACTTTGAATTGCCATCCCTGGATTCTGATGGCGATTGGCAGCTTAGTGATTTAGATCTGAATTGTGATAGTTTTATAAACAGTGTGAGTGATATAAACAAGGAAGCCTCAAACATCCTTGATGGATCAGTTTTCGATTTTGCTGATTTGGACAAAAGTATAATTGATGAGTATCTCTTGGAAGCACTGAGCAGTGATCTTTCCAATGACTCGGCGCAGTCTCCCCAGTCAAATACTGACTCATCCTTCAGCACCGAGTCCTTATGTGCATTGGAGACCCATGATTATGTCACGGTAGACAATTCCTGGTCAAGTAAACCGCGTCCTTACGAGAAAACCGAGGTGAAAGTTCGTTCATTTGGAGAGCCAAAGTTTTTCCCAGAACTGGGTGCTTTTCGTTGTCCAGTGGAGGATTGCGGTAAATTATACGCGAAGGCGTCGCATGTGCGGGCGCACTTACGTCGGCATAGTGGGGAGAAGCCGTACCGGTGTACGTGGGGAGAGTGCTCGTGGAGGTTCGCGCGGTCGGACGAGCTGGCGCGGCACCGGCGCAGCCACTCGGGCGACAAGCCCTACCGTTGCGCCGAGTGCGGCAAGCAGTTCGCGCGCTCCGACCACCTGGCCAAGCACGGGCGCGTGcacgcccgccgcgccgccgccgcagccgccgccgcccgcagAGCCGCAGCAGCACCGCACGCGCACCGGAGGTCTACGAGAGGACTGCTACTTTTATGA